A region of the Nocardia nova SH22a genome:
CCCAGTTCGAAAGACACCGGGCGCACCCGCGGCGCGACGGTTCTCATCACGTGCGCGCCGGTCGCCGACGACCCGGTGAAGGTGACCCCGTCGATGCCGGGATGAGTGGTCAGGAACTCCCCGGCCGAACCGGCCCCGAAGCCGTGCAGCACGTTGTAGACCCCGGCCGGCAATCCCACCTCGGCCAGCACCTCGGCCAGCAGGGTCGCCGTCGACGGCGTCTCCTCGCTCGGTTTGACCACCACCGCGTTGCCGCAGGCCAGGGCCGGGGCCACCTTCCAGGTGAGCAGCAGCAGCGGCAGATTCCACGGCACGATCACCGCCACCACGCCGAGCGGTTTGCGCAGCGCGTAGTTCAACAGCGTGCGCCCGTCCGGCAATTCGGTGAGGAACGACTCCTGCCCGGCCGCGGCCACGATGTCGGCGAAGGTCCGGAAGTTCGTGATGGCCCGCGCCACATCGAGTTCGCGGGCCTGCGCGACCGGCTTGCCGGTATCGGCGACCTCGGCGGCCACGAATTCCTCGAACCGTTCCGCGATCCGATCCGCGGCCCGCCGCAGCAGGGCCGTGCGCTCACGCACGGGCGTCGCCGCCCACCGTTCGCCCGCCCGCCGCGCCGCCAGCACCGCCCGATCCACCAGTGCCGCGTCCGCCTCGTGCACCCGGCCCACCGGTGCTCCGGTGGCCGGGTCGAGGGTGTCGAAACCGCGCTCCGGGTCCGGATCGACGTATCCGCCGTCCACGTAATTGCGAATCCAGCGTTCGCTCGAACTGGTCATGCACTCATGATCAGAGCCAAATCCATACCTCACAAATGCGAATTCGCGCGGCTTCCATACCCGGCCGGATATACCGCCCGGACCAGGTGGCGAGCCATTTCCGAACGGGTATGCCCCGGCCTCGAATAGGCATTTCCGGCACATGGGCACGCGGTACCACACTGGCCGAACCCGGGTGCTGCCCGGTCCCGATCGAAAAGGGGTTCGCCACGTGACAACCCAGTCCTCGCCCACCGTTCCGGTCTACGACCTCGACCTCTACGACGCCGCCGCCATCGCCGATCCGTACCCGCACTACCGGGCACTGCGCGACCTCGGCCCGGTCGTATGGCTGCCGCGGCACGGGGTCTACGCCCTGCCCCGCTACGCGCAGGTCCGCGCCACCCTCGCCGACGACGACACCTTCCGCACCTCCTTCGGCGTCTCACTGAACCCCGAATACGGTGCGCTGCTGGAGGGTTCGACCTTCGCCAGCGACGGGTCGCGACACCGCTTCCTGCGCGGCGTGGTAGCCCAGGAACTCGCCCCGCGCAAACTGCGCGGCATCACCGAGCGGGTGGCCGCGACCGCCGACACAGTCGCGGACGAGCTGCTGGCCGGCGGCGAATTCGACGCCGTCACCGATCTGGCCCGGCGCATGGTGCTGGCCATCGTCCCCGACTTCATCGGCATCCCCGAGGACGGGCGCGAACATCTGGTCGATTGGGCCGCAGCCAATTTCAACTGTCACGGCCCGCTCAACGCGCGTGCCCGCGCGTCCATGACCGAATCCGGATGCATGGCCGCCTACGCGCAGCGGCTGGTAGACGAACGCGCCGCGCAGCCCAGTGGCGTCGCCCATCGAGTACTCGAGGCTCTCGATCGCGACGAGATCGATGCCGGGCAGGCGGTCTCGCTCATGATCGACTATCTCGCACCGTCACTGGACACCACCGTCACCGGAATCAGCACCGCCATCTGGCTTTTCGGTCGATATCCCGAGCAGTGGCAGCGGGTGCGCGAGGATCCCGCGCTGATTCCGCACGCCTTCAACGAGGTGCTGCGCTTCGAAACGCCCGTGCGGGCCTTCGGCCGCCGCGTCTCCCGCGACACCGAGATCGCCGGAACCGTTGTCCCGCAGGGGGCGCAGGTACTGATCCTGTTCGCCTCCGCCAATCGCGATGAGCGCAAATGGGACCGCGCCGACGTCTTCGACGTCGGCCGCAAACCCACCGACCACGTCGGTTTCGGCTACGGCGTGCACGGGTGCGTCGGGCAGGGTCTGGCCCGTCTGGAGACCCACACGCTGCTCGCCGCCCTGGCTCGGCGCGTCGAACGCTTCGAGGTGGGCGGCGAACGCTGGGCGATCAACAACCTCATGCGCGCCCTCGACACCGCGCCGACCCGCGTGCACGCGGCCTGACCCCCACCCCTCAGCAGACAGGCGAAAAATCATGAGCGGCAACAAGACTCTCATCACCGGCGGTCACGTCATCACCATGGACCCCGCCCTGGGCGATCTGGCCGGCGGCGCGGTCCTCATCGAGGACGACCACATCCTGACCGTGACACGCGACGCCGCCGAACTCGACACCGTGGACGCCGAACGCATCGACGCCACCGGCGGCTACGTGCTGCCCGGCATGATCGACTCCCACCGGCACACCTGGCTGGCGCTGCTGCGCGGCATCTCCGGCGACCAGTCCCTGCTGGAATTCCTGGCCACCACCTTCTACGGCATCGGCGCGAAGATGACCGCCGAGGATCTGGCCACCGCCTGCCGCGTCGGCGCGCTGGAGGCCCTCGACGCCGGGGTGACCACGATCTTCGACTGCTGCGACTGCGTCAACACCCCCGAGCACGCCGAGGCCAATGTGGAAGCCTTGCGCGCCAGCGGTATTCGCTCCGTCTACGCCTACGGCATGCAGCGCTACGACTACGAGCCACCCGCCTTCACCGCGCACGCCCAGCGTCTGGCCGACGCCGCCCGGCTGCGGGGTCACCTCTTCGCCGCCGCCGACGACATGTCCCGCATGGGCATCCTCTACAGCGATTTCGGCACCGTCCCCTTCGACGCCACCGCCGCCGAGATCCGCCTGGCCCGGGAGCTGGGCGTCTTCGGGGCCTCGCACACCGGGGCGGCCACCACCTCGATCCTGCTGCGCGGCCTGCGCGAACTGCACGACCACGGCCTGCTGCTGCCCGGTCACCTGCACGTCCACGTCAACGGTCTCAACGCCCAGGAGTGGCAACTGCTGGCCGACTCCGGTGCGGTCGTCACCACCTCGCCGGAAACCGAATTGCAGATGGGCATGGGCATGCTGCCGCTGCGCCCAGCCCTGGACCACGGCATGGCACCCGGCGTCGGCACCGACAGCATCATCTGCGGATCGGGAGACCTGTTCTCCGCCATGCGATTGGGCCTGCAACACCAGCGCTGTATGGACGCCGCGCCGGTGCACGCCGGCGGAACCATGCCGCTGACAGTCGATCTGGGCGTCCGTGACGCGCTCACCTGGGCCACGCACAACGGCGCGCACATCGTCGGTATGGACAACCGGCTCGGTGCGCTCACCTCCGGCTACAAGGCCGACGTGATCGTCGTCAAGCCCCGCTGGAACCTGGTCCGTTCCAGCTACCCCGCCGCCAGCGTCGTCCTGCAATCCACCGCCGCCGACGTCGACACCGTTCTCGTCAACGGCATCGTCCGCAAACGCGACGGCCGGCTCACCGGCGTCGATCTCGACGCTCTCCGCAAGCAAGCCGACACCACCCTGGACCGGATCGAGACGGCGGCCGCGACCCTGCCCGTGTATTCGACCGCTGACCTGCGCGACTGGTATGGCCAAGCCGAACGCACCGCAACCGCTTACTACGCCCGGGCATACCCCGACGCCTTGACCGCTCAGGTGTAGCACCGGGAGCACCGACGGTCTTCGCTCCCGTCGTCCGGATCGCCCGGGCCGAATAGCCGAGCCGTTCGGCCCGGACGACGCGGCGGAATCCAATCGTCCCAATCCCGTACGGCGACTATCCTTTTCGCGTGGACAAGATCCGGCACACATCCCTGTGGCAGACAGCAGGCCCGGCGCACGTCTGCGTGGCCCGCACGTGACCGCGACCGGGAGTCGAACGTCCGTCTCCGACAGCATCCTGTTCGGCGATGTGCTGGTGACCCGCACGGACGAACGTGTCACCGCGCGCCTGGCCTCCGATGATTCCGTCGTCGTCACGATCGAGCGGCGCGGTCCCCGAACCCGGAAGAACGTGCCGATCGGGACACGCGCACCTCATGCCCTCACGGCCCGGGTGAACGAACGGGAGATCACCGTGACGCCCGGCCGGGGCACGATATTCAAACGGACGTATCGAATACTGGTGGACACCGGCGACCGATTCCTCAGCATCCGCCCCAAGACGATCGACACCTGCGAGTTCGTGGCCGGTCGACCACACGAGACCGAGAAGACGTTCGGCGAACTCCGCGCGCTGCCGGACGGCCGGATCGATATCTCCTGGGCCGCGACGACGACGATCCCGGTCCTCGGCAAGACGGTCGTGCCACCGGAACCGACGGCCGAGGACGTACTGATCGGATGCGCGCTCGCCGCGGCCTTCGGCACCGGCGCACTCTCGCTGACCGCGATCGTGACGGGCCTGGTCGCCGCCGCAATACCGGGATGACGCCTCCTCCGCACTGGTCGCGGTGGCCGGACGTCCCGGCGTCGATGTCACCGCGATCGCCCGAGTGGATCGGTCTGGCTAGGCTCGAGGGCAACTGTTCACGACCGGGAATCGACCATGGCCGACTACGCACACACCGATCACGCGGGTAAGGGGCGCGCCGACAAGGCGCGCAGGCTGGCCGCGTATGTGTGGCAGCGCGATATCTCCGGCACCGACCTCGCGGCGGTTCCGGCCGCGACCAAGCGCAAACTCGCCCGCGCCGCGGGGGTCAATCCGCCGAGCACCGACGAGACCTGGACGCTGGTCGCGGCGTTGCTCGACGACAAGGACGCCTGGGCCGCCCGGAACCCGGGCCATCCGGCGGCCCGCCGCGAATTCGCCGACGAGAAGATCCTGTGGGTGAAGCCTCCGGTCACGCCGTGGCTCACCGGCGGCAAGGGTCCGGCCGACGGCTCTTGACAGCAAGAAATGAATTGAAGTTCACTTCTTGGATGACCGACTACGAGAATCACTCCGGCACCCGCCCGGCCGCCTGGCGCGAGGATCTGCGCGAAGGGACCGATTCGCTGTTCGCCGACCGCCCGGACCCCGAGGACGGCCCCGCGTACCGCACCCTCACCTACGAGGTCACCGGCCGGATCGCCCGCATCACCTTCGACCGCCCCGAGCACGGCAACGCGATCACCGCCGACACCCCGATCGAACTGGCGCACGCGGTCGAGCGCGCGGATCTGGATCCGCGGGTGCACGTGATGGTGGTCTCCGGACGCGGAAAGGGATTCTGCGGCGGCTACGACCTGTCGATCTTCGCCGAGAACGGCTTCACTCCTACCGCCTCCGCGCAGCCCACCGCCGGGACCGTTCTCGATCCGGTGGTCCAGGCCCGCAACCACAACCCTTGGGGCACTTGGGATCCCATGGTCGACTACCAGATGATGAGCCGGTTCAACCGCGGGTTCGCCAGCCTGCTGCACGCGAACAAGCCGACGGTCGCGAAACTGCACGGCTTCGCGATCGCGGGCGGCACCGATATCGCGCTGTTCTGCGATCAGATCATCTGCGCCGACGACACCAAGATCGGCTATCCGCCCACTCGCGTGTGGGGTATTCCGGCGGCGGGCATGTGGGCGCACCGGCTCGGTGATCAGCGAGCCAAGCGACTGCTGTTCACCGGCGACTGCCTCAGCGGCAGGCAGGCCGAGAAATGGGGGCTCGCGGTGGAATCCTGTCCCGCCGACGAGCTCGACGAGCGTACCGAGCAACTGCTGCAACGGATTTCGCAGATGCCGGTCAATCAGCTGATCATGGCGAAGCTGGCCCTCAACAGCGCACTGCTGGCCCAGGGGGTGGCCAATTCGAGCATGGTCGGCACCGTCTTCGACGGCATCTCCCGGCACACCCGTGAGGGCTACGCCTTCCAATTGCGTTCGGCCACCACGGGTTTCCGCGACGCCGTGCGCGAGCGCGACGCGCCGTTCGGCGACTGGAAGCGAGCCGGGCTCGAACCCTGATCGATCAGCCGAGATCCGTTTCGCGCTCGGCCTCGGCGGCAACCTTGGCCGCCAGCGACCGCACCGCCCGCGCCTCGGCCGGGCTGAGCCGGTCCACGAACAGCCGGCGCACCAGTTCGACGTGATGAGGCGCGGCCTGCTCCAGCGCCCGGCGTCCCGCCTCGGTCAGGCAGACCAGGCGACCGCGCGCATCGTCGGCGGCCGTACTGCGCTGCACCAGTCCCCGCGCGTCCATCCGCGCCAGGTGTTTCGACAACCGGCTCTTGTCCCAGCAGATCTGCGCACCGAGATCACGCGCACGCAACGTGGCGTCCGGCGCCGCCGACAGGGCGACCAGCACCTCGTAATCGGAAACCGACAAGCCGTCACGCGCCAGCCCCGCCGCCATCGCCGCGTCCAGCCGCTGCCGCAGCCTGATGAACGCCGACCAGGTCTGTTGCTCCTGATCATCCAACCATCGCACCATGGGAATGATCCTATCGAGCTATTGGTTGACATGGACACAACTCGCCCGAGGAGGACATCATGCCAGCGATCACCGTCGACGACATCCTGGTGCTGCCGCGGCTGCCGCGCCCCGAGGCGACCGTGCGGCAGCGCCCGGTCCGCACCGTCACCACCGCGCACAAACAACTCGAAGGCGCCGGTTTCGAGGTGCGGCGACCGTTCCCCAGCCTCGACGTGCGCACGGCCGATCCGTTCATCCTGCTCGACCACATGGGCCCGGTGGCCTACGAGCCCTATGAGGCGAAGGGCGCGCCGTGGCACCCGCACCGCGGCTTCGAAACCGTCACCTACATGCTCGACGGCACCATGGTCCATCACGATTCCAACGGCGGCGGCGGGGTGATCTCCGAGGGAGACACCCAGTGGATGACGGCCGGATCCGGAATCCTGCACGACGAACTTCCCGCCGAGGAACTCGTGATCTCCGGCGGGGTGTTCCACGGCGTGCAGCTGTGGGTCAATCTGCCGCGTTCGCTCAAGATGGCCGATCCCCGCTATCAGGATCTGCGCGCGAGTGAATTGAAGCTGGTCACCTCGCACGACGGCGGTTCGCTGGTCCGCATCATCGCGGGCGCGGTCGGCGGATACGAGGGGCCGGGCTCGACCTACACCCCGATCGCCTACGCGCACGCCTCCGTCAGCCCCGGCGGGCGGCTGGAGACGCCGTGGCCGCAGGATTTCACGGCGATGGTGTACGTCCTGTCCGGCAGCGGTTCGGTCGGCGCGGAAGGCCGCCCGCTGACCGAAGGGCAACTGGCGGTCCTGGGACACGGGGACGCCGTCGCGATCACCGCCGACGACCACCAGGACGGCCCGACCGGTCAGCTGGAGGTGCTACTGCTGGGCGGTGCGCCGATTCGTGAACCCGTCGTGCAGTACGGCCCGTTCGTCATGAACTCCAAACAGGAAATCATCGACGCCGTAACGGATTTCGAGGCCGGTCGAATGGGACATATTCCCGCCGAACACATGACGGGCCGGCGATTGGGCGAGTAAGCGGCTCTCGGCCGCCCGGTTGACAACGACGGTCGCCATCGAAACAGTAGACTCGGCGGTTCCCGGCCCTCCACCGCGGGGAGTGCGGCCGGTCCGTCGTATCAACCGTAGCTGACAACGAGGAATACATGAACGTTCGCAGGCTTTTCGTCACGGGCGCTGGCTTGATCACCCTGGCCGCCCCGATCGTCCTGTCCGCCCCGGCCGCCACGGCCGACGCCTTCATCCCGACCGGCTCGGCCGGTACGGGGTCGTCGGGTATCGATGACGTCATCGGCGCCACCGGGTCATCGGGCATCACGCAGACCGGTTCGGCGGACGGCACGTTCAAGAACTGTGACGACGCCCGCGCGGCCGGCCGCGCCCCGCTGTTCCGTGGTGAGCCCGGCTACTCGCCGCACCTGGACCCCGACGGCACCGGAATGGCCTGCCCGACCGTCTAGGCCGCCGAAACGCACGGAACCCGGTGTGACACATCGTCACACCGGGTTCCTTCGTCTGTACGGCCTCAGCGGCGGAACAGCCGGACCAGCACCAGCACACCGACCAGGGCGCCCGCGCCGATCAGGCTGTATTTCACCTTCGGCTCGTTCACCTTCGCCAGGACCACCTGCTTGGTGTTGCTGGCGATCCGCTGCGGGTCCGCCCGTACCGCGAGCTCGTCGAGTGTGCTCGCCAGCCGGTTACGCGCGGCTTCGATCTCCCGCTCGATGTGCTCGGTATCCCTCGCCACGTTGTGTCTCCTGTTGTCTGTCGTTCGTGTAGGTCGCTGGGCGTCGAGTCTATCCGCCGCCGCCGATGTCACGTCCCCTGTCGCATCCGTGGACTACCGTGCTGGGCATGACCGACAAAAAACTCGGCCCCGGCGATCCGGCGCCGGATTTCACCCTGCCGGACGCCGACGGCAAACCGGTGTCGCTATCGGACTACCGCGGCCGCAAGGTGATCGTCTACTTCTACCCGGCCGCCAGCACGCCGGGCTGCACCAAACAGGCCTGCGATTTCCGCGACAACCTCGCCGAACTGAACGAGGCCGGTCTCGACGTCATCGGCATCTCACCGGACAAACCGGCGAAACTCGCGAAATTCCGGGACAACGAGAACCTGACCTTCCCGCTGCTGTCGGACCCCGACCGCGAGGTCCTGCAGGCGTGGGGCGCGTTCGGCGAGAAGACGATGTACGGCAAGCGCATCACCGGCGTGATCCGTTCCACCTTCCTCGTCGATGAAAACGGCAAGATCGAGGTCGCGCAATACAACGTACGAGCCACGGGCCACGTGGCGAAGCTGCGCCGCGATCTGTCGGTGTAGGAACACAGGATGCAGCGGGCCCCGGGACGAGCGTCCCGGGGCCCGCTGCATCTTCGGCCCACTCCCGTGGGCCCCTGATTGGTCCTTGTCGCCGTCGCTTGATTCCGGCGGTTACGCCGTGCGAGTTCGGTACCCGACCGGCCCTGCCAGCAAGCTCGCTACCGCCCAGGCCAGTGCTGAGGCACAACTCCCTGAGTCGCACCCCTGGCGCCTCTTGTTGTTGAGCCGAGTCTGTCAGTTGGTGACGTATTCGCTGTAAGGAATCGAGTCGGACCACAGGCGGGCTTGAATACTGAGACAGATGCTTACGATCCGCACGTCGGTGGTTACTGCAGCCCCGGCCGGTTTCCCTTCCTCGTCTACGAGATTGAACGCTATTTTCTGACTGTCGAATATCCAGAAATCATCGTCCGGAACCTCTCCGGCGAGGTCCCGGGGAAGATATCGGATATCTTCCCCAGCATCTATGTTGCTTGCGGTTACAGACAGCAGCCACCGGTGATAGTCACTGTGCGGAACAGTGACCACCCTCACCCTGCTCACGATGACACCGCGCGCTGTGGTTTCTTCCACGAGTTCTGCCCAAACCCCTTTGCCGTATTCCCGTGATGGCTCACCCGCAAGAAACCGTCGAAATGGTTCCGATTCAGCCGGGACGGCATAGGTGTCTCGTACCTCGAGGTGAAAGGCAGATTGCCTAGCCTGCCGGAACAGCCGAGGCCATGGATCGTTCGGAATCAATTCCACCGTAGTAAGTCCTCCGTTTCTTCGGGACCTCGATGGATTCGTTTGGATCTGCTCGATGCAGACGAAGCCAGTGAGGAGTCTCCAGCGTGGTAGTGCGTCAGCGTCCTAGGTCCGACTGTCCAGCGCCTGTCTGATCAGCAGGCGAGCCGCTTCGCCTGTAACAGACTGCCGTGCCAGCACATCGAATGTCCGGTGATAAATCTTGACCTCGCGAGGCTGGGTGATGTTCAGTTCTGCCGTGATGTTTTCGACCAGGACCATTTTCGAGTCGAACATGAGAAAACTAGTCGTTGCCGTCTCGAACGGTGCAGTGAACGGGATTACCCCGATGGTTATCCGTGGCATACCTTGAACCGCCAGAAGTCGATCCAACTGACCGATCATCGTTTGATTGTCTCCTACGGTGGTATACAACGCTTGTTCACCGAGGATGAAATGAAACAGATGGTCACGCTGATACAAGACTCGTTGTCGTTCCATCCGCTTGGATACCCCGGCATCCAGATCGTCGGGTATCTGCTGGAATTCGATAACCTTCCGGAGGATTCCGGTGGCGTATTCAGCGGTTTGTAGTAATCCCGGAATCAATGTCGGCTCGAATGATCGGAGTATCCGAGCCTCGGATTCCCACTTGATCGACGCTTGCTGCCGTCGTCTGGTTCCCGTGCCGAGAACTTTCCGCCATTCGAGGTACGAGGTATCTATATTCTGTCGGGTAGCGTGCAGGTCCGCTAATTGATCCTGCGCGTTGCAGTCCCGACAGTATGCGGTGATGTCCTCGAGAGACGGCTTTATCCGGCCGTACTCGATTTTGGAGACCTTCGACGGATCCCAACCGTTACGCCGCGCGAGTTCAGCACCGGAAAGCCCTGCGGTAAAACGAATCTCCCGGAGCCGAGCCCCGAGAGATTCGCGCTGTTGACCTACAGAACCGGTCACTGGGTGACGTACTCCCGAAGCGGGGTACTGAGCGACCAGAACCGTTGTTTCAGCCCTCGGGCGTACTCCGCAATGTGCGGGTCGGTGGTGAGCGCACCGGACCAGCCACCCGACTCCCCGAACGCCGAGTAGATGACCGTCTCGTCATCGAACAGCCAAAAGTCATCCGACGGAACTTCCCCTGCCTCATGCCGGGGCAGGTACCGGATGTCTTCGCCTGCGTCGGTGTTGAGCTCAGCGACCCGCATCGAGAACCGGGTGTAGTCGGTGTACGGCACCGAGACGATACGTACCCGCGTCACCGAGACTCCCCGGCTGACTGTGCCTTGAACAAGGTCCGTCCACGGTTCAAACCATCCGAAATCGTCCGGTTCACCGGCTAGGAACCGCCGAAACGGTTCACTCTCCCCCGGCTCGGCGTAGGAGTCGAGCACTTCGAGGTGAAACGCCTCCCGTTTGCAGGTCCGCAGTAAGTCCGGGAACCCTTCATCGGGTACTAGCAACATTTCCGTAGAACCTCCGTGGTTGTTTCGGAACCTCGATTGCGGTCTCATCTTCCGCCAAGGTCAACCTGCCGAGTACGTCTGGCTCGGTGACCGGTCGGCCGGTGAGCCGGAACGTGCCCCGGCCGGTGTCGGTCATCGGTGTCCCGATGAACGTATCCGGATCGGCGAACCCGGTCAGCAAGTGCGGAATCTCAACTGTGCCAGCAGTGTTCGTCTCCCATCCTTGCACGAGATACGTGCCTTTGTCGGTGGCGTACAAGCTAGGGCACCCGTTATTGGTGCTCCCGCCTTTACCGAGAAAACGTAGCTCCATCACACTTACCTCCCGTTGTGTCATGCATGAAGTTGCACGTACCTGTTCAAGTCTGACGCGAAAATATCCGGCGCACAATGGAAACTTTCAATCCGTGCACGGTTGTGCACGATCATAGACGGACAGGCAGCGGGTTCGTAGCTTCGGAATCAGCCCCGGCATCGGGCCGAAACCGACATTCCCGGTGCCGGGTGCTCACCAAGCGGACAACCGTCCGCCCTGGAGGTACCACCCGACTGCAGGGGGTCGATATGAGCGGACACGGAGATCAACCGGCCAGGCGCACAAGGCTTTACACGTTTCCCGGTGGAGTACTCGAGGTGCAGGAGTATCCCGGAGACGAACCGGGCGTGGGCGTGTATTTGGAGTACCGGCGGTCGTGCAGCGACGCGCGGGCGTTCGGTTCCGGCGAAACGGAGCAGACCGGCGTCGTGGATGGCGGGCGATCGGGGACCATGCAGGCGCCCGGAGGCAGTCGGCTCCATAACGAGAGCGAGCCCGCGTGATGGGTCTGTGGCTGGCATTCGCGATTCCGTTGGTGGTGTTCCTCGCGGCCGTGTTCTGGCCGCATCGGGGGTGAGATGCCGATGCTCGAGCAGCGCAGCGAGCCCGGAACCTACATGGTCCGGGAACTGGACAACGGGGCTCGAGCTGAGCCGTTGCCGATCGAAGTGATCGCCCGGCTCCGCGACGCTCTGAAATGCGAAACCGGTCAAAACCCGGAGGGGGACAAATGAATATTCGATTGGGTTCGATCTTGGCCGCCGTGCTGATTGGGCTCGGCCCAGCGCTCACCGTCGGCATCGGACCCGCCCACGCGAACGCCGAGAACCAGCAGGGACCCGTTACCATTTATGTGAACGGGCATGGAACCACGGTGTACAAAACCGCGACGACGCTGGCCGTCGATAACGGCCACAGCGGGAACCTTCAGGCGTACTACCTGATCGTTCCGCCGAACGGCAATCCGCGCAATGCCGAAAAGCACTACAGCGAACACGTATTTCAGGGACCGTTGCGGCCGGGTGTGGCTCGCGATTCCTACGGGCCGACCGGCGGGTTTCTCGACGGCACGCTGTTGTGCGCTGGATGGTGGGATCCGTCCGGAAGAGTCACCGTCGCGGGGTTCCCCTGTGTGAGGATTCATGCATGACGACGCTCGCAGACGAAGGCTGGATTCCGGTCACGGCCGAGCAGTCCCAAGACGGTTACACGTGGCGGATGTGGGTTCGCCCTGATGCTCCGGAGTGGACGTTCGTAGAGGTCCGGGACGAGTTGGGCCGAACGCACTCCGGCGGTGTAGGCGAGCCGTACGGCTTACCCGAGCAACCAGGACCGCAGTTCTGGACAGGTACATCCGACGGGTTCCCGACTTTTGTCGGCGTGAGGTTCGAAGACCGGTACCCCGGAATCGATATCGAGACGACGCGTCGACAGATAACCGTCAAAGCTGAACAAGCCGAGTCCCATTTCGGGAAGCGGTATTACGCCAT
Encoded here:
- a CDS encoding amidohydrolase family protein; translated protein: MSGNKTLITGGHVITMDPALGDLAGGAVLIEDDHILTVTRDAAELDTVDAERIDATGGYVLPGMIDSHRHTWLALLRGISGDQSLLEFLATTFYGIGAKMTAEDLATACRVGALEALDAGVTTIFDCCDCVNTPEHAEANVEALRASGIRSVYAYGMQRYDYEPPAFTAHAQRLADAARLRGHLFAAADDMSRMGILYSDFGTVPFDATAAEIRLARELGVFGASHTGAATTSILLRGLRELHDHGLLLPGHLHVHVNGLNAQEWQLLADSGAVVTTSPETELQMGMGMLPLRPALDHGMAPGVGTDSIICGSGDLFSAMRLGLQHQRCMDAAPVHAGGTMPLTVDLGVRDALTWATHNGAHIVGMDNRLGALTSGYKADVIVVKPRWNLVRSSYPAASVVLQSTAADVDTVLVNGIVRKRDGRLTGVDLDALRKQADTTLDRIETAAATLPVYSTADLRDWYGQAERTATAYYARAYPDALTAQV
- the bcp gene encoding thioredoxin-dependent thiol peroxidase, with the translated sequence MTDKKLGPGDPAPDFTLPDADGKPVSLSDYRGRKVIVYFYPAASTPGCTKQACDFRDNLAELNEAGLDVIGISPDKPAKLAKFRDNENLTFPLLSDPDREVLQAWGAFGEKTMYGKRITGVIRSTFLVDENGKIEVAQYNVRATGHVAKLRRDLSV
- a CDS encoding cytochrome P450; the encoded protein is MTTQSSPTVPVYDLDLYDAAAIADPYPHYRALRDLGPVVWLPRHGVYALPRYAQVRATLADDDTFRTSFGVSLNPEYGALLEGSTFASDGSRHRFLRGVVAQELAPRKLRGITERVAATADTVADELLAGGEFDAVTDLARRMVLAIVPDFIGIPEDGREHLVDWAAANFNCHGPLNARARASMTESGCMAAYAQRLVDERAAQPSGVAHRVLEALDRDEIDAGQAVSLMIDYLAPSLDTTVTGISTAIWLFGRYPEQWQRVREDPALIPHAFNEVLRFETPVRAFGRRVSRDTEIAGTVVPQGAQVLILFASANRDERKWDRADVFDVGRKPTDHVGFGYGVHGCVGQGLARLETHTLLAALARRVERFEVGGERWAINNLMRALDTAPTRVHAA
- a CDS encoding pirin family protein; this encodes MPAITVDDILVLPRLPRPEATVRQRPVRTVTTAHKQLEGAGFEVRRPFPSLDVRTADPFILLDHMGPVAYEPYEAKGAPWHPHRGFETVTYMLDGTMVHHDSNGGGGVISEGDTQWMTAGSGILHDELPAEELVISGGVFHGVQLWVNLPRSLKMADPRYQDLRASELKLVTSHDGGSLVRIIAGAVGGYEGPGSTYTPIAYAHASVSPGGRLETPWPQDFTAMVYVLSGSGSVGAEGRPLTEGQLAVLGHGDAVAITADDHQDGPTGQLEVLLLGGAPIREPVVQYGPFVMNSKQEIIDAVTDFEAGRMGHIPAEHMTGRRLGE
- a CDS encoding crotonase/enoyl-CoA hydratase family protein, whose protein sequence is MTDYENHSGTRPAAWREDLREGTDSLFADRPDPEDGPAYRTLTYEVTGRIARITFDRPEHGNAITADTPIELAHAVERADLDPRVHVMVVSGRGKGFCGGYDLSIFAENGFTPTASAQPTAGTVLDPVVQARNHNPWGTWDPMVDYQMMSRFNRGFASLLHANKPTVAKLHGFAIAGGTDIALFCDQIICADDTKIGYPPTRVWGIPAAGMWAHRLGDQRAKRLLFTGDCLSGRQAEKWGLAVESCPADELDERTEQLLQRISQMPVNQLIMAKLALNSALLAQGVANSSMVGTVFDGISRHTREGYAFQLRSATTGFRDAVRERDAPFGDWKRAGLEP
- a CDS encoding DUF3618 domain-containing protein — protein: MARDTEHIEREIEAARNRLASTLDELAVRADPQRIASNTKQVVLAKVNEPKVKYSLIGAGALVGVLVLVRLFRR
- a CDS encoding MarR family winged helix-turn-helix transcriptional regulator, translated to MVRWLDDQEQQTWSAFIRLRQRLDAAMAAGLARDGLSVSDYEVLVALSAAPDATLRARDLGAQICWDKSRLSKHLARMDARGLVQRSTAADDARGRLVCLTEAGRRALEQAAPHHVELVRRLFVDRLSPAEARAVRSLAAKVAAEAERETDLG
- a CDS encoding excalibur calcium-binding domain-containing protein, with the translated sequence MNVRRLFVTGAGLITLAAPIVLSAPAATADAFIPTGSAGTGSSGIDDVIGATGSSGITQTGSADGTFKNCDDARAAGRAPLFRGEPGYSPHLDPDGTGMACPTV
- a CDS encoding 2-hydroxymuconic semialdehyde dehydrogenase, encoding MTSSSERWIRNYVDGGYVDPDPERGFDTLDPATGAPVGRVHEADAALVDRAVLAARRAGERWAATPVRERTALLRRAADRIAERFEEFVAAEVADTGKPVAQARELDVARAITNFRTFADIVAAAGQESFLTELPDGRTLLNYALRKPLGVVAVIVPWNLPLLLLTWKVAPALACGNAVVVKPSEETPSTATLLAEVLAEVGLPAGVYNVLHGFGAGSAGEFLTTHPGIDGVTFTGSSATGAHVMRTVAPRVRPVSFELGGKNAAVVFDDVDLGETLDGLSRSVFANTGQVCLCTERIYVQRGIFADIADGLAERARGLRLGSPQDAATTTGPLISHAHRDKVLRYLALAEQSGAKVLTGGGIPELGPDLAGGSWIEPTLWTGLTNADRVLREEIFGPVAALVPFDTEDEAIGLANDTDYGLAAVVWTNDLRRGHRVAGAMRAGISWVNTWFARELRSPFGGAGLSGIGREGGESSLHFYTEPTNVCVQL